A single genomic interval of Pyrenophora tritici-repentis strain M4 chromosome Unknown M4_contig_00024, whole genome shotgun sequence harbors:
- a CDS encoding Velvet multi-domain protein produces MAWNPHSRNNTGRPEVVPQDRLIGSARRYELKVEQQPIRARMCGFGDKDRRPITPPPCIRLIVYDRITGRELDFNDIDSTYFVLMVDLWNQEGTAAVNLVRHSSAAPTVSISSSTTTSYPPPPDRQYVTTAIPQYDPPYRMTTHMPSYSHGPVMGYPYPQPGPPASYPAYAQTYGQPPQAPIMPPAPMSSNHTRNLIGMNAVNACRLNDLDGKAGFWFVLQDLSVRTEGTFRLKLSLFDIGSGTNTVVPESQGPTHGKGPCLAHSFSEQFTVYSAKKFPGVIESTPLSKCFAQQGIKIPIRKDAPKEIVNANEYEADD; encoded by the coding sequence ATGGCCTGGAATCCGCACAGCAGAAATAATACCGGTCGCCCAGAAGTAGTTCCGCAGGATCGCCTGATTGGGAGTGCAAGGAGATATGAGTTGAAGGTCGAACAGCAACCTATTCGAGCGCGCATGTGTGGATTCGGCGATAAAGACCGCAGGCCTataacgccgccgccatgTATCCGCCTCATCGTCTATGACCGGATTACGGGGCGAGAGCTGGACTTCAACGACATCGACAGCACCTACTTTGTCCTCATGGTGGACCTCTGGAACCAGGAAGGTACCGCCGCTGTCAACCTAGTGCGGCATTCCAGCGCAGCTCCCacagtcagcatcagcagtagcacaacgacctcgtatccgccgccgccagaCCGGCAGTACGTAACAACAGCCATTCCGCAGTACGATCCACCGTACAGAATGACGACGCACATGCCGTCATATTCGCATGGCCCCGTAATGGGGTACCCGTACCCGCAGCCTGGACCGCCGGCTAGCTATCCGGCGTACGCCCAAACTTACGGCCAACCACCCCAGGCACCCATAATGCCCCCCGCACCCATGAGTTCAAACCACACGCGCAATCTTATCGGCATGAATGCCGTCAACGCTTGTCGTCTCAACGACCTCGACGGCAAAGCCGGCTTCTGGTTCGTGCTGCAGGATCTGAGCGTCCGGACAGAGGGCACCTTTCGACTCAAGCTCAGCCTCTTCGACATTGGCAGCGGCACAAACACGGTGGTGCCCGAGAGTCAGGGCCCCACACACGGTAAAGGTCCTTGCCTTGCACACAGCTTCTCAGAGCAGTTTACAGTCTACTCTGCCAAGAAGTTCCCAGGTGTAATTGAGAGCACACCGCTCAGTAAGTGCTTTGCACAGCAGGGTATCAAGATACCGATACGGAAGGATGCACCAAAAGAAATAGTCAACGCAAACGAATATGAGGCGGATGATTAG
- a CDS encoding Velvet multi-domain protein — protein sequence MVDLWNQEGTAAVNLVRHSSAAPTVSISSSTTTSYPPPPDRQYVTTAIPQYDPPYRMTTHMPSYSHGPVMGYPYPQPGPPASYPAYAQTYGQPPQAPIMPPAPMSSNHTRNLIGMNAVNACRLNDLDGKAGFWFVLQDLSVRTEGTFRLKLSLFDIGSGTNTVVPESQGPHTVKVLALHTASQSSLQSTLPRSSQV from the coding sequence ATGGTGGACCTCTGGAACCAGGAAGGTACCGCCGCTGTCAACCTAGTGCGGCATTCCAGCGCAGCTCCCacagtcagcatcagcagtagcacaacgacctcgtatccgccgccgccagaCCGGCAGTACGTAACAACAGCCATTCCGCAGTACGATCCACCGTACAGAATGACGACGCACATGCCGTCATATTCGCATGGCCCCGTAATGGGGTACCCGTACCCGCAGCCTGGACCGCCGGCTAGCTATCCGGCGTACGCCCAAACTTACGGCCAACCACCCCAGGCACCCATAATGCCCCCCGCACCCATGAGTTCAAACCACACGCGCAATCTTATCGGCATGAATGCCGTCAACGCTTGTCGTCTCAACGACCTCGACGGCAAAGCCGGCTTCTGGTTCGTGCTGCAGGATCTGAGCGTCCGGACAGAGGGCACCTTTCGACTCAAGCTCAGCCTCTTCGACATTGGCAGCGGCACAAACACGGTGGTGCCCGAGAGTCAGGGCCCACACACGGTAAAGGTCCTTGCCTTGCACACAGCTTCTCAGAGCAGTTTACAGTCTACTCTGCCAAGAAGTTCCCAGGTGTAA
- a CDS encoding Atrophin-1 domain containing protein: MPSDPQKLPSKWAASNLCQRREQERSANGTRPLQAPSGCRSQGSKSTRGELANCCPSNSVYNPKTAAPKPMASQAAGNGAASNKQPTPVAADHGENGATLAALEQPAVALPLSEHNSKALSPERVGFIQHTLHSVPRMAFKKPTPRPKLQRPPTCTIALWQAIVAAGAPVAQAPNTSLSTRTQRPVSMALLKLPWVCKPPAGNELFRSPRSV, translated from the exons ATGCCCTCTGACCCCCAGAAGTTGCCTAGTAAATGGGCCGCCTCCAATTTGTGCCAAAGGCGCGAGCAAGAGCGCAGTGCCAACGGCACCCGCCCTCTACAGGCCCCCAGCGGTTGCCGAAGCCAGGGCAGCAAGTCCACAAGGGGTGAGCTTGCCAATTGCTGCCCGTCAAACAGCGTGTACAA CCCCAAAACCGCAGCTCCCAAGCCCATGGCCAGCCAAGCAGCGGGAAACGGTGCCGCATCTAACAAGCAGCCTACACCCGTTGCCGCCGACCATGGCGAAAATGGTGCAACCCTCGCCGCCTTGGAGCAGCCAGCAGTTGCGTTGCCCTTGTCGGAGCACAATTCAAAGGCCCTCAGTCCAGAACGAGTGGGATTTATACAGCATACGCTGCACTCAGTCCCCCGAATGGCTTTCAAAAAGCCAACCCCACGCCCAAAGCTACAACGACCTCCCACCTGTACGATTGCCCTCTGGCAGGCAATCGTTGCGGCGGGCGCCCCTGTCGCCCAAGCGCCGAATACAAGTCTGAGCACTCGTACCCAGCGACCAGTGTCAATGGCCCTCCTTAAACTGCCGTGGGTTTGCAAACCGCCGGCCGGCAACGAACTTTTCAGATCGCCGAGGTCTGTATAA
- a CDS encoding Velvet multi-domain protein: protein MVDLWNQEGTAAVNLVRHSSAAPTVSISSSTTTSYPPPPDRQYVTTAIPQYDPPYRMTTHMPSYSHGPVMGYPYPQPGPPASYPAYAQTYGQPPQAPIMPPAPMSSNHTRNLIGMNAVNACRLNDLDGKAGFWFVLQDLSVRTEGTFRLKLSLFDIGSGTNTVVPESQGPTHGKGPCLAHSFSEQFTVYSAKKFPGVIESTPLSKCFAQQGIKIPIRKDAPKEIVNANEYEADD, encoded by the coding sequence ATGGTGGACCTCTGGAACCAGGAAGGTACCGCCGCTGTCAACCTAGTGCGGCATTCCAGCGCAGCTCCCacagtcagcatcagcagtagcacaacgacctcgtatccgccgccgccagaCCGGCAGTACGTAACAACAGCCATTCCGCAGTACGATCCACCGTACAGAATGACGACGCACATGCCGTCATATTCGCATGGCCCCGTAATGGGGTACCCGTACCCGCAGCCTGGACCGCCGGCTAGCTATCCGGCGTACGCCCAAACTTACGGCCAACCACCCCAGGCACCCATAATGCCCCCCGCACCCATGAGTTCAAACCACACGCGCAATCTTATCGGCATGAATGCCGTCAACGCTTGTCGTCTCAACGACCTCGACGGCAAAGCCGGCTTCTGGTTCGTGCTGCAGGATCTGAGCGTCCGGACAGAGGGCACCTTTCGACTCAAGCTCAGCCTCTTCGACATTGGCAGCGGCACAAACACGGTGGTGCCCGAGAGTCAGGGCCCCACACACGGTAAAGGTCCTTGCCTTGCACACAGCTTCTCAGAGCAGTTTACAGTCTACTCTGCCAAGAAGTTCCCAGGTGTAATTGAGAGCACACCGCTCAGTAAGTGCTTTGCACAGCAGGGTATCAAGATACCGATACGGAAGGATGCACCAAAAGAAATAGTCAACGCAAACGAATATGAGGCGGATGATTAG